In Mercurialis annua linkage group LG6, ddMerAnnu1.2, whole genome shotgun sequence, the following are encoded in one genomic region:
- the LOC126687805 gene encoding zinc finger BED domain-containing protein RICESLEEPER 2-like translates to MKLGRDSIAHILNLVVSDGLKESGSSYEKVRGAVRYIKNSPLRLSKFKECKKSTETVCKRSLCLDVPTRWNSTYLMLSTALLYQKVFEEYEEVESSFKKDLGDDVPDSNDWDNVRELCGMLECFYKMTLRVSGSLYVTSNNHLNEISDLCTILQDWIASSDVSLRLMGTRMKAKFDKYWGDPLVMNKLIFFANILDPRDRILYMEYTLSQMYGSCKGKFLFTCLMDDLHDLFNDYDVQYKKELAVAGQGSSQSETLSQCSQANSVLKERFMQQMLETGGVGVTKKSELDVYLSEAVVPNDGNFDILRWWKFNSERFPVLSRLARDILAVPVSTVASESAFSTGGRVLDDFRSCLTPKIVEALICTQDWLRDPSKHVSVEQSLEELEEIEEGFQDPANAIND, encoded by the exons atgaaattgggtcgtgacagtattGCTCACATTCTCAATCTTGTGGTTTCTGATGGTTTGAAAGAGTCTGGTTCTTCATATGAAAAAGTTAGAGGGGCAGTTAGGTACATTAAAAATTCACCTCTTAGATTGAGTAAGTTTAAAGAGTGTAAAAAGTCTACAGAAACTGTTTGTAAGCGTTCATTGTGTTTAGATGTCCCAACTAGGTGGAATTCAACATATCTCATGTTGAGTACTGCTTTATTGTATCAAAAAGTGTTTGAAGAGTATGAGGAAGTTGAGTCCAGTTTTAAAAAAGACCTTGGTGATGATGTGCCTGATTCTAATGATTGGGACAATGTTAGGGAGTTATGTGGTATGTTAGAATGCTTTTATAAAATGACACTTAGAGTTTCTGGTTCTCTCTATGTGACTTCTAACAACCATCTCAATGAGATTTCTGATTTGTGTACAATTCTTCAAGATTGGATTGCTTCTAGTGATGTGTCTTTGAGGTTAATGGGAACTAGAATGAAAGCAAAGTTTGATAAGTATTGGGGGGATCCATTGGTAATGaacaaactgattttttttgcaaatatattaGACCCAAGGGATAGGATTCTGTACATGGAGTATACTTTGTCTCAGATGTATGGCTCATGCAAAGGGAAATTCTTGTTTACTTGTTTGATGGATGACTTGCATGATCTGTTTAATGATTATGATGTGCAATACAAGAAAGAGTTGGCTGTTGCTGGCCAAGGTAGCTCCCAATCTGAAACTCTTTCCCAATGCTCTCAAGCCAACTCTGTGTTGAAAGAAAGGTTCATGCAGCAAATGTTGGAGACTGGTGGTGTGGGTGTAACCAAAAAATCTGAACTTGATGTGTACTTAAGTGAAGCAGTAGTTCCTAATGATGGGAATTTTGATATCTTAAGATGGTGGAAGTTCAATTCTGAAAGGTTTCCAGTCCTATCTAGACTTGCTCGTGATATACTTGCAGTACCAGTCTCTACAGTTGCTTCAGAGTCTGCTTTCAGCACTGGTGGAAGAGTGCTAGATGACTTTAGGAGTTGTTTAACTCCTAAGATTGTGGAGGCCTTGATTTGCACTCAGGATTGGCTAAGAGATCCATCAAAACATGTTTCTGTTGAGCAGTCTTTGGAGGAGTTGGAGGAGATAGAAGAAG GTTTTCAGGATCCAGCAAATGCTATAAATGATTAA